In a genomic window of Bombina bombina isolate aBomBom1 chromosome 8, aBomBom1.pri, whole genome shotgun sequence:
- the PRMT1 gene encoding protein arginine N-methyltransferase 1 isoform X2 codes for MADATMENFVAKLANGMSLRTPIEDVSSAQPESSVKPSAEEMTSKDYYFDSYAHFGIHEEMLKDEVRTLTYRNSMFHNRHLFKDKVVLDVGSGTGILCMFAAKAGAKKVIGIECSSISDYAIKIVKANKLDHVVTIIKGKVEEVELPVEKVDIIISEWMGYCLFYESMLNTVIYARDKWLTPDGLIFPDRATLYVTAIEDRQYKDYKIHWWENVYGFDMSCIKDVAIKEPLVDVVDPKQLVSNSCLIKEVDIYTVKVDDLSFTSPFCLQVKRNDYIHALVAYFNIEFTRCHKRTGFSTSPESPYTHWKQTVFYMEDYLTVKTGEEIFGTISMKPNAKNNRDLDFTVDIDFKGQLCELSCSTDYRMR; via the exons GTGTCTTCTGCTCAGCCAGAAAGCAGTGTGAAACCATCTGCTGAAGAAATGACTTCAAAGGACTACTACTTTGATTCGTATGCACATTTTGGTATTCATGAG GAAATGTTGAAAGATGAAGTTCGGACACTGACTTACAGAAACTCAATGTTTCACAACCGACATCTTTTCAAAGATAAGGTAGTCTTGGATGTGGGAAGTGGCACAGGAATTCTCTGCATGTTTGCAGCAAAGGCTGGAGCAAAGAAGGTCATTGGG atTGAATGCTCAAGTATATCAGACTATGCCATCAAGATTGTAAAGGCAAACAAGCTAGATCATG TGGTTACAATTATTAAAGGAAAGGTGGAAGAAGTAGAACTTCCAGTGGAAAAAGTTGACATAATAATCAGCGAGTGGATGGGATATTGCCTCTTTTACGAGTCCATGTTGAACACAGTCATATATGCACGGGACAAATGGCTG acaCCAGATGGTCTAATATTCCCTGACCGTGCTACTCTTTATGTAACTGCTATTGAAGATAGGCAGTACAAAGACTACAAGATCCATT gGTGGGAGAATGTTTATGGATTTGATATGTCATGCATAAAGGATGTAGCTATTAAGGAGCCTCTCGTTGATGTTGTTGACCCCAAGCAGCTGGTTTCAAATTCTTGTCTCATTAAG GAAGTGGATATTTATACTGTGAAAGTTGATGACCTGAGCTTTACATCTCCTTTCTGCCTCCAAGTGAAGCGAAATGACTACATCCATGCCCTGGTTGCTTACTTCAACATAGAATTTACACGTTGTCATAAAAGGACTGGATTCTCAACAA gtccagAGTCCCCCTATACTCACTGGAAGCAGACAGTTTTCTATATGGAAGACTACCTCACAGTTAAAACTGGAGAGGAGATATTTGGTACCATAAGCATGAAGCCAAATGCCAAAAACAat CGTGACCTGGATTTTACGGTTGATATTGACTTCAAGGGTCAGCTCTGTGAGCTGTCATGTTCTACAGATTACAGAATGCGTTAA
- the PRMT1 gene encoding protein arginine N-methyltransferase 1 isoform X3 has translation MADATMEVNDVVSSAQPESSVKPSAEEMTSKDYYFDSYAHFGIHEEMLKDEVRTLTYRNSMFHNRHLFKDKVVLDVGSGTGILCMFAAKAGAKKVIGIECSSISDYAIKIVKANKLDHVVTIIKGKVEEVELPVEKVDIIISEWMGYCLFYESMLNTVIYARDKWLTPDGLIFPDRATLYVTAIEDRQYKDYKIHWWENVYGFDMSCIKDVAIKEPLVDVVDPKQLVSNSCLIKEVDIYTVKVDDLSFTSPFCLQVKRNDYIHALVAYFNIEFTRCHKRTGFSTSPESPYTHWKQTVFYMEDYLTVKTGEEIFGTISMKPNAKNNRDLDFTVDIDFKGQLCELSCSTDYRMR, from the exons GTGTCTTCTGCTCAGCCAGAAAGCAGTGTGAAACCATCTGCTGAAGAAATGACTTCAAAGGACTACTACTTTGATTCGTATGCACATTTTGGTATTCATGAG GAAATGTTGAAAGATGAAGTTCGGACACTGACTTACAGAAACTCAATGTTTCACAACCGACATCTTTTCAAAGATAAGGTAGTCTTGGATGTGGGAAGTGGCACAGGAATTCTCTGCATGTTTGCAGCAAAGGCTGGAGCAAAGAAGGTCATTGGG atTGAATGCTCAAGTATATCAGACTATGCCATCAAGATTGTAAAGGCAAACAAGCTAGATCATG TGGTTACAATTATTAAAGGAAAGGTGGAAGAAGTAGAACTTCCAGTGGAAAAAGTTGACATAATAATCAGCGAGTGGATGGGATATTGCCTCTTTTACGAGTCCATGTTGAACACAGTCATATATGCACGGGACAAATGGCTG acaCCAGATGGTCTAATATTCCCTGACCGTGCTACTCTTTATGTAACTGCTATTGAAGATAGGCAGTACAAAGACTACAAGATCCATT gGTGGGAGAATGTTTATGGATTTGATATGTCATGCATAAAGGATGTAGCTATTAAGGAGCCTCTCGTTGATGTTGTTGACCCCAAGCAGCTGGTTTCAAATTCTTGTCTCATTAAG GAAGTGGATATTTATACTGTGAAAGTTGATGACCTGAGCTTTACATCTCCTTTCTGCCTCCAAGTGAAGCGAAATGACTACATCCATGCCCTGGTTGCTTACTTCAACATAGAATTTACACGTTGTCATAAAAGGACTGGATTCTCAACAA gtccagAGTCCCCCTATACTCACTGGAAGCAGACAGTTTTCTATATGGAAGACTACCTCACAGTTAAAACTGGAGAGGAGATATTTGGTACCATAAGCATGAAGCCAAATGCCAAAAACAat CGTGACCTGGATTTTACGGTTGATATTGACTTCAAGGGTCAGCTCTGTGAGCTGTCATGTTCTACAGATTACAGAATGCGTTAA
- the PRMT1 gene encoding protein arginine N-methyltransferase 1 isoform X1, which yields MADATMEVNDVNFVAKLANGMSLRTPIEDVSSAQPESSVKPSAEEMTSKDYYFDSYAHFGIHEEMLKDEVRTLTYRNSMFHNRHLFKDKVVLDVGSGTGILCMFAAKAGAKKVIGIECSSISDYAIKIVKANKLDHVVTIIKGKVEEVELPVEKVDIIISEWMGYCLFYESMLNTVIYARDKWLTPDGLIFPDRATLYVTAIEDRQYKDYKIHWWENVYGFDMSCIKDVAIKEPLVDVVDPKQLVSNSCLIKEVDIYTVKVDDLSFTSPFCLQVKRNDYIHALVAYFNIEFTRCHKRTGFSTSPESPYTHWKQTVFYMEDYLTVKTGEEIFGTISMKPNAKNNRDLDFTVDIDFKGQLCELSCSTDYRMR from the exons GTGTCTTCTGCTCAGCCAGAAAGCAGTGTGAAACCATCTGCTGAAGAAATGACTTCAAAGGACTACTACTTTGATTCGTATGCACATTTTGGTATTCATGAG GAAATGTTGAAAGATGAAGTTCGGACACTGACTTACAGAAACTCAATGTTTCACAACCGACATCTTTTCAAAGATAAGGTAGTCTTGGATGTGGGAAGTGGCACAGGAATTCTCTGCATGTTTGCAGCAAAGGCTGGAGCAAAGAAGGTCATTGGG atTGAATGCTCAAGTATATCAGACTATGCCATCAAGATTGTAAAGGCAAACAAGCTAGATCATG TGGTTACAATTATTAAAGGAAAGGTGGAAGAAGTAGAACTTCCAGTGGAAAAAGTTGACATAATAATCAGCGAGTGGATGGGATATTGCCTCTTTTACGAGTCCATGTTGAACACAGTCATATATGCACGGGACAAATGGCTG acaCCAGATGGTCTAATATTCCCTGACCGTGCTACTCTTTATGTAACTGCTATTGAAGATAGGCAGTACAAAGACTACAAGATCCATT gGTGGGAGAATGTTTATGGATTTGATATGTCATGCATAAAGGATGTAGCTATTAAGGAGCCTCTCGTTGATGTTGTTGACCCCAAGCAGCTGGTTTCAAATTCTTGTCTCATTAAG GAAGTGGATATTTATACTGTGAAAGTTGATGACCTGAGCTTTACATCTCCTTTCTGCCTCCAAGTGAAGCGAAATGACTACATCCATGCCCTGGTTGCTTACTTCAACATAGAATTTACACGTTGTCATAAAAGGACTGGATTCTCAACAA gtccagAGTCCCCCTATACTCACTGGAAGCAGACAGTTTTCTATATGGAAGACTACCTCACAGTTAAAACTGGAGAGGAGATATTTGGTACCATAAGCATGAAGCCAAATGCCAAAAACAat CGTGACCTGGATTTTACGGTTGATATTGACTTCAAGGGTCAGCTCTGTGAGCTGTCATGTTCTACAGATTACAGAATGCGTTAA
- the PRMT1 gene encoding protein arginine N-methyltransferase 1 isoform X4: MADATMEVSSAQPESSVKPSAEEMTSKDYYFDSYAHFGIHEEMLKDEVRTLTYRNSMFHNRHLFKDKVVLDVGSGTGILCMFAAKAGAKKVIGIECSSISDYAIKIVKANKLDHVVTIIKGKVEEVELPVEKVDIIISEWMGYCLFYESMLNTVIYARDKWLTPDGLIFPDRATLYVTAIEDRQYKDYKIHWWENVYGFDMSCIKDVAIKEPLVDVVDPKQLVSNSCLIKEVDIYTVKVDDLSFTSPFCLQVKRNDYIHALVAYFNIEFTRCHKRTGFSTSPESPYTHWKQTVFYMEDYLTVKTGEEIFGTISMKPNAKNNRDLDFTVDIDFKGQLCELSCSTDYRMR; encoded by the exons GTGTCTTCTGCTCAGCCAGAAAGCAGTGTGAAACCATCTGCTGAAGAAATGACTTCAAAGGACTACTACTTTGATTCGTATGCACATTTTGGTATTCATGAG GAAATGTTGAAAGATGAAGTTCGGACACTGACTTACAGAAACTCAATGTTTCACAACCGACATCTTTTCAAAGATAAGGTAGTCTTGGATGTGGGAAGTGGCACAGGAATTCTCTGCATGTTTGCAGCAAAGGCTGGAGCAAAGAAGGTCATTGGG atTGAATGCTCAAGTATATCAGACTATGCCATCAAGATTGTAAAGGCAAACAAGCTAGATCATG TGGTTACAATTATTAAAGGAAAGGTGGAAGAAGTAGAACTTCCAGTGGAAAAAGTTGACATAATAATCAGCGAGTGGATGGGATATTGCCTCTTTTACGAGTCCATGTTGAACACAGTCATATATGCACGGGACAAATGGCTG acaCCAGATGGTCTAATATTCCCTGACCGTGCTACTCTTTATGTAACTGCTATTGAAGATAGGCAGTACAAAGACTACAAGATCCATT gGTGGGAGAATGTTTATGGATTTGATATGTCATGCATAAAGGATGTAGCTATTAAGGAGCCTCTCGTTGATGTTGTTGACCCCAAGCAGCTGGTTTCAAATTCTTGTCTCATTAAG GAAGTGGATATTTATACTGTGAAAGTTGATGACCTGAGCTTTACATCTCCTTTCTGCCTCCAAGTGAAGCGAAATGACTACATCCATGCCCTGGTTGCTTACTTCAACATAGAATTTACACGTTGTCATAAAAGGACTGGATTCTCAACAA gtccagAGTCCCCCTATACTCACTGGAAGCAGACAGTTTTCTATATGGAAGACTACCTCACAGTTAAAACTGGAGAGGAGATATTTGGTACCATAAGCATGAAGCCAAATGCCAAAAACAat CGTGACCTGGATTTTACGGTTGATATTGACTTCAAGGGTCAGCTCTGTGAGCTGTCATGTTCTACAGATTACAGAATGCGTTAA